A genomic window from Prunus persica cultivar Lovell chromosome G2, Prunus_persica_NCBIv2, whole genome shotgun sequence includes:
- the LOC18785752 gene encoding uncharacterized protein LOC18785752, translated as MALAAQPKNLQIENVVLNLPRNIRCNKCRNTMAKDTKINSRKEKSSGNLEYLGIKNIRFHFNCTQCSAGIVLRTNPQLSRVLCESDATLFCGDQLPGRLPYGLEEMKRERGRRLSQLFWSFSSRKMNSRAEISKVARDCSVQNDGSRDDGGRDDNCINGGGGESGGNESMAMSSGGSGEAVVVIVMTR; from the exons ATGGCATTGGCAGCCCAGCCTAAGAACCTGCAGATTGAGAATGTTGTTTTGAACCTTCCTAGGAACATTCGGTGCAACAAGTGTAGGAATACCATGGCCAAAGACACCAAGATCAATTCCCGCAAAGAAAAATCCTCCGGCAACTTG GAGTATTTGGGGATTAAAAACATCAGATTTCACTTCAATTGTACCCAGTGCTCGGCTGGGATCGTCTTAAGGACAAACCCGCAATTGTCACGCGTTCTTTGTGAGTCCGATGCTACACTATTCTGTGGTGATCAACTTCCCGGACGTCTTCCGTATGGGCTTGAGGAg ATGAAGAGAGAAAGGGGACGCAGATTGTCACAGTTGTTTTGGTCGTTCAGCAGTAGAAAGATGAATTCAAGGGCAGAGATTTCTAAGGTGGCTCGTGATTGCTCGGTTCAAAA TGACGGTAGTAGAGATGATGGTGGTAGGGATGATAATTGCAttaatggtggtggtggggagaGTGGTGGTAATGAATCAATGGCCATGTCAAGTGGTGGCAGCGGCGAGGCAGTGGTGGTGATAGTCATGACAAGATGA
- the LOC18786550 gene encoding uncharacterized protein LOC18786550, translated as MSAEALQVAKVYRHLLRAVKKHVAKEDRARHFKEYVTEEFRNNCKLSDPSSIQQKIKLAHNYTFLLNSVHHHQDLLFSYNIAVDRSDEMKKVLGKSAASVGLQLPEVYQP; from the exons ATGAGTGCTGAAGCTTTGCAAGTTGCTAAGGTGTACCGCCACCTTCTCAGAGCTGTGAAGAAACACGTTGCCAAAGAAGACAGGGCGAGGCATTTCAAAGAATACGTAACTGAAGAATTCAGGAACAACTGCAAACTGTCAGATCCATCTTCCATTCAGCAGAAGATTAAGCTTGCCCATAACTACACTTTTCTTCTTAACAGTGTGCACCATCACCAG GACCTATTGTTCTCTTACAACATTGCTGTGGATAGATCAGATGAGATGAAAAAAGTACTTGGAAAATCTGCTGCAAGTGTTGGTCTTCAACTTCCTGAGGTTTATCAGCCTTGA
- the LOC109947601 gene encoding low temperature-induced protein lt101.2, translating to MGSETFLEVILAIILPPVGVFLRYGCGVEFWICLLLTLLGYIPGIIYALYVLVG from the exons atggGTTCAGAAACGTTTCTAGAAGTGATATTGGCAATTATCCTGCCACCTGTTGGGGTCTTCCTCCGCTATGGCTGTGGA GTGGAGTTCTGGATTTGTTTGTTGCTGACACTGTTGGGATATATTCCGGgaattatatatgcattatatGTACTGGTCGGATGA
- the LOC18786076 gene encoding 40S ribosomal protein S23: MGKTRGMGAARKLKDHRRRQRWADKSYKKSHLGNEWKKPFAGSSHAKGIVLEKIGIEAKQPNSAIRKCARVQLIKNGKKIAAFVPNDGCLNYIEENDEVLIAGFGRKGHAVGDIPGVRFKVVKVSGVSLLALFKEKKEKPRS; the protein is encoded by the exons ATGGG GAAGACACGTGGTATGGGAGCTGCTCGTAAGCTGAAGGACCACCGCAGAAGGCAAAGGTGGGCTGACAAGTCATACAAGAAGTCTCACCTTGGGAATGAATGGAAAAAGCCATTTGCTGGCTCATCTCATGCCAAGGGCATTGTTCTAGAAAAGAT TGGAATTGAAGCTAAGCAGCCGAACTCTGCCATTAGAAAATGTGCTCGTGTTCAGCTGATCAAAAATGGGAAGAAGATTGCAGCTTTTGTGCCCAACGATGGTTGCTTAAACTACATTGAGGAAAAT GATGAGGTGTTGATTGCTGGATTTGGTCGGAAGGGGCATGCCGTGGGAGATATTCCTGGAGTCAGATTCAAGGTTGTGAAGGTATCTGGTGTGTCTTTGTTGGCGCTCTTTaaggagaaaaaggaaaagccaAGGTCTTAA